From Calothrix sp. PCC 6303, a single genomic window includes:
- a CDS encoding sugar transferase encodes MPISLDDVALPKDFPPLVLIAFTRPDLLKEVLIGLSQQSLLPKKIIAFIDGARNAKDQPLIEQCIVLLKDFSLTIPVDIVARPNNLGCDQNVIIGLTEVLSAYDSLVYLEDDIVPNRHFYDRVCRLLEAYREHKQIFSISSYASFPEKIYKSIDTDFEVSDRVFGWGFGIWSDRWHDIALMDQPKQYNPFGSFYQIPTTLQTKMTMINQFWLEKNNQTDWMITMTLAALYKNRLHIVPTTSFVRNIGFGHPQAKTYSKGQEPSWVNSRYDDSACPKYLPVSCRELPNMLKASLKGTEVVNHLSSQAGLWLSPLAMLYLLRQYPDFKSAIALLRLFISRIPKMLQRLRTGLSI; translated from the coding sequence TTGCCGATTTCTCTTGATGATGTAGCCCTGCCCAAAGATTTTCCTCCACTTGTCTTAATAGCTTTTACTCGTCCTGACTTACTAAAAGAAGTCTTAATTGGATTGAGTCAGCAATCCTTACTTCCTAAAAAAATAATTGCTTTTATTGACGGTGCAAGGAATGCAAAGGATCAACCTTTAATCGAGCAATGCATCGTTTTGTTGAAAGATTTTTCTTTGACAATTCCTGTTGATATTGTTGCACGTCCAAATAACTTAGGTTGCGATCAAAATGTAATTATTGGCTTGACGGAAGTTTTATCTGCTTATGACTCCCTTGTTTACTTAGAAGATGATATTGTTCCAAATCGCCACTTCTATGATAGAGTGTGCCGATTATTAGAGGCATATCGTGAACATAAGCAGATATTCTCCATTAGTTCCTATGCAAGCTTTCCGGAAAAAATTTACAAGTCAATTGATACAGATTTTGAAGTATCTGACAGGGTTTTTGGCTGGGGATTTGGTATTTGGTCAGATCGTTGGCATGATATAGCCTTAATGGATCAACCTAAACAGTACAATCCGTTTGGTAGTTTTTATCAGATTCCAACAACCTTACAAACAAAGATGACTATGATTAATCAGTTTTGGTTAGAAAAAAATAATCAAACTGATTGGATGATTACGATGACACTTGCTGCTTTGTACAAAAATAGACTACACATCGTGCCAACCACTTCCTTTGTCCGTAATATTGGGTTTGGGCATCCGCAGGCTAAAACTTATAGTAAAGGACAAGAACCATCGTGGGTTAATTCTCGGTATGACGATTCTGCTTGTCCTAAATATTTGCCTGTATCATGTAGAGAGCTACCGAATATGCTTAAAGCTAGTTTAAAAGGAACAGAAGTAGTTAATCATTTATCATCTCAGGCTGGTTTATGGCTTAGTCCATTAGCAATGTTATACTTACTACGACAGTATCCTGATTTTAAAAGTGCAATTGCATTACTTAGACTCTTCATAAGCCGTATACCTAAGATGCTTCAGCGATTGCGTACTGGTTTGTCAATCTAA
- a CDS encoding cation:proton antiporter — protein MQEDFRLILDLVSVLAVAACGGLLASLLKQPVLLGYIIGGVVVGPTGLGLIKELIQVETLAQFGVAFLLFALGVEFSFSEIKKVRGVALGGGAAQIILTILVTVLVCGVTGAWGALPAKGVFLGSILSLSSTAVVLKCLMERNETETPHGQVLLGILVVQDLALGLMLAVLPALDKPIDQIGVAVLMALVKISLFAAGAVITGKWLIPPLLRTLAKTESRELFLLGVVVLCLSIALLTEYLGLSIEMGAFVAGLMISEVEYADQTLSYVEPVRDIFASLFFASIGMLIDPVFLWNHLELILGLVALVLIGKFIIITPIVKLFGYPLKTAIIAGVGLAQIGEFSFVLASEGQVMGLVSRQIYLIILGTTAVTLVVTPFLLRSVPIVFDWLESIPWLKPYISGDGKPLEIAEDTPLKDHIVICGYGRVGKNLVKLLQLHNLPIVVIDQSERRIQQLRDAKVPYIYGNCVSFHVLEAAGVQTAKGMAIALPDPMSSRLTLKRALELLPELDVVVRANSDRNIEVFYQLGAHEVVQPEFEASLEMATHLLGDSGLSPTLIQQQMQEIRDRHYLDLRPEETEIEISRNLQQVTQDLNRRWYTLPTSSPLVGMTLEEADMRYLTGVSLMAIRRSSGKEIDYPDGKTKLEEGDNLLIVGANGEIAALNEFAQGKVAVPGENRACQWVTITQSCPVIGKTIADLDIHQKFCVEIQSMRREGRFIRLPGDHTDLQNHDQLLLCGSLKAIEELRDFLAPVNLFPLGIPVVKVEETEVV, from the coding sequence GTGCAGGAAGATTTTAGATTAATCCTTGATTTAGTATCTGTTCTCGCCGTTGCGGCTTGCGGCGGGTTATTAGCTTCACTTTTAAAACAACCTGTGTTGTTGGGATATATCATCGGCGGTGTGGTGGTAGGACCAACCGGACTGGGACTGATAAAAGAATTAATTCAAGTTGAAACTTTGGCACAGTTTGGGGTTGCCTTTTTATTATTTGCCCTGGGTGTGGAGTTTTCTTTTTCGGAAATCAAAAAAGTTCGGGGGGTTGCCCTGGGTGGTGGGGCAGCCCAAATCATTCTGACAATCCTTGTGACGGTATTAGTTTGTGGTGTCACAGGTGCTTGGGGTGCTTTACCTGCCAAGGGTGTATTTTTGGGATCGATTTTATCTTTATCTTCCACCGCTGTTGTCCTCAAATGCCTCATGGAACGCAACGAGACTGAAACACCCCACGGGCAGGTTTTACTGGGCATCTTGGTGGTACAGGACTTGGCTTTGGGGTTAATGTTGGCGGTATTACCAGCCCTTGATAAACCCATCGATCAAATTGGTGTTGCGGTGTTGATGGCATTGGTAAAGATTAGCTTATTTGCTGCGGGGGCAGTAATTACAGGTAAGTGGTTGATTCCACCTTTGTTGCGGACATTAGCAAAAACCGAAAGCCGGGAGTTATTTCTGTTGGGGGTGGTGGTACTGTGTTTGAGCATTGCCCTACTAACTGAGTATCTCGGTTTATCCATCGAGATGGGGGCATTTGTGGCTGGATTAATGATCTCGGAGGTGGAATATGCCGATCAAACCCTCAGTTATGTAGAACCAGTCAGAGACATCTTTGCCAGTCTGTTTTTTGCCTCAATTGGGATGTTAATTGATCCGGTGTTTTTGTGGAATCACCTAGAATTAATCCTCGGTTTAGTGGCACTAGTATTAATTGGCAAGTTTATAATTATTACACCTATTGTCAAGCTGTTTGGCTACCCCTTGAAGACAGCAATTATTGCCGGGGTAGGATTGGCACAAATAGGAGAATTTTCCTTTGTTCTTGCCAGCGAAGGGCAAGTTATGGGGTTAGTTTCCCGCCAGATATATCTGATAATTTTGGGAACAACGGCAGTCACCTTAGTTGTGACACCATTTTTACTGCGCTCAGTACCAATTGTATTTGATTGGTTGGAGTCAATTCCCTGGTTAAAACCCTACATTAGTGGTGATGGAAAACCTTTAGAAATTGCTGAGGATACACCGCTAAAAGATCATATTGTGATTTGTGGTTACGGACGTGTGGGTAAAAATTTAGTCAAATTACTCCAACTGCATAATTTACCCATTGTGGTCATTGATCAGTCAGAGAGAAGAATTCAGCAGTTGCGAGACGCAAAAGTCCCGTATATATACGGTAATTGTGTTAGTTTTCATGTTCTTGAAGCCGCAGGAGTTCAAACGGCAAAAGGAATGGCGATCGCACTTCCAGATCCGATGAGTAGTAGACTGACTTTGAAGCGAGCATTGGAATTATTACCGGAATTAGATGTGGTGGTGCGGGCAAATAGCGATCGCAATATCGAAGTATTCTACCAATTAGGTGCTCACGAAGTTGTCCAACCAGAATTTGAAGCTAGCTTAGAGATGGCAACGCACCTTCTAGGAGACTCAGGATTATCACCAACCCTGATTCAGCAACAAATGCAGGAAATACGGGATAGGCACTACTTAGATTTGCGTCCAGAAGAAACCGAAATAGAGATTTCTCGGAATCTCCAGCAAGTAACCCAAGATTTAAACCGTCGCTGGTACACTTTACCAACTAGTTCTCCCTTAGTGGGGATGACTTTGGAAGAAGCTGATATGCGTTATCTCACAGGTGTTAGCTTAATGGCAATTCGTCGTAGTAGCGGTAAAGAAATAGATTATCCCGATGGTAAAACTAAGTTGGAAGAAGGGGACAACCTGTTAATTGTTGGTGCAAACGGAGAAATAGCGGCTTTAAATGAATTTGCCCAAGGGAAGGTGGCAGTTCCCGGAGAAAACCGTGCTTGTCAGTGGGTAACAATTACCCAAAGTTGTCCAGTTATAGGTAAAACTATTGCTGATTTAGATATTCATCAAAAATTCTGCGTCGAAATTCAATCAATGCGTCGTGAAGGAAGATTTATTCGGTTGCCGGGAGATCATACTGATTTACAAAATCATGATCAATTATTACTGTGTGGCAGTTTAAAGGCAATTGAAGAATTGCGGGATTTCCTCGCACCAGTAAATTTATTTCCTTTGGGGATTCCTGTTGTAAAAGTGGAAGAAACTGAAGTTGTGTAG
- a CDS encoding TetR/AcrR family transcriptional regulator, producing MSKGEETKEKIIKQAAELFNQHGYAGSSISDIMRVTQLQKGGIYNHFKSKDQLAVEAFDYAIALIKQHYRTAWKNKHHAIERLKAIINAFRDYTDNPPIPGGCPLLNTAIESDDAHPLLRERAQQAMNSWRDLFGLIIAKGIQRGEIRPNVDADEVATIIIATLEGSVMMSKLYGDPIHIARAINHLNHYLETNL from the coding sequence ATGTCTAAAGGCGAAGAAACCAAAGAAAAAATCATCAAGCAAGCAGCCGAACTGTTTAACCAGCACGGATATGCTGGTTCGTCTATTTCGGATATCATGCGTGTCACCCAATTACAGAAAGGGGGAATTTACAACCACTTTAAGAGTAAAGATCAACTGGCAGTGGAAGCTTTTGATTATGCGATCGCTCTCATCAAGCAGCACTATAGAACAGCATGGAAAAATAAGCATCATGCAATTGAACGCTTAAAAGCCATTATTAACGCCTTCCGCGACTATACAGATAATCCTCCCATCCCAGGGGGCTGTCCTCTGTTAAATACCGCTATTGAAAGTGATGATGCTCACCCACTGTTACGGGAACGCGCTCAACAAGCGATGAATTCATGGCGGGATTTGTTTGGTTTAATTATCGCCAAAGGAATTCAAAGGGGTGAAATTCGCCCAAATGTTGACGCTGATGAAGTGGCAACTATTATTATTGCTACGCTGGAAGGTTCTGTAATGATGAGCAAATTATACGGAGACCCCATTCATATTGCCAGAGCGATTAATCACCTAAATCACTACCTCGAAACTAACCTTTAA
- a CDS encoding glutathione S-transferase family protein, translating into MLKFYYNPISPMARRVWIALLEKGIPFEGILLNLDGDQLQPEYLEINPFHHIPVLEDEGFRFIESLAILDYLEAKYPTPAMLPNQANALAKVRMVQMVTSNELFSKMISLIYEREDSSQAVKAKQHIDKVLKFFTDILGENSYFGGKQISLGDIVAGDTLVLLPHLGIDITFYPTLAKLCDRLMEREVWRKTARSTQEVEQLKRRLKVLVKMRMREMSRGTGAN; encoded by the coding sequence ATGTTGAAATTCTACTACAATCCCATATCTCCAATGGCTCGGCGTGTTTGGATAGCCTTGCTAGAAAAGGGCATTCCCTTTGAAGGAATATTGCTAAATTTAGATGGCGATCAATTACAGCCTGAATATTTAGAGATTAACCCCTTTCATCACATTCCAGTTCTGGAAGATGAGGGTTTCCGCTTTATAGAATCCTTGGCAATTTTAGATTACTTGGAAGCTAAATATCCCACACCTGCAATGTTGCCCAACCAAGCCAATGCATTAGCAAAGGTGCGAATGGTACAAATGGTGACTTCCAATGAATTATTTTCAAAGATGATATCGTTGATTTATGAAAGAGAAGATTCATCGCAGGCTGTAAAAGCGAAGCAGCACATAGATAAAGTCTTAAAATTTTTCACAGATATTTTAGGGGAAAATTCTTACTTTGGTGGCAAACAAATCAGCTTAGGAGATATTGTTGCTGGTGATACGCTGGTTTTGTTGCCCCATCTAGGCATAGATATTACGTTTTATCCCACATTAGCAAAATTGTGCGATCGCTTAATGGAACGGGAGGTATGGCGCAAAACTGCACGCAGTACCCAGGAGGTTGAACAATTGAAGCGACGATTAAAAGTCTTGGTAAAAATGCGGATGCGTGAGATGAGTCGAGGAACTGGTGCTAACTAA
- a CDS encoding M23 family metallopeptidase — MINQSDLSHSVKNLPTRLVRQFKSKLKIIGFVGGIATSSIVAFAIPTKAAMQVQITPASPRLGDTISVVVTPDNPVSEENITVTSGTETIPAYKIAPNKYRAFVVTTPLEKAGKRTIKVTSGNETKNLLVQVGDRTFRVQRINLPPGKAGVSATEYELKRAAELKATRTPQKFWNGPFLKPNNGEIRTGYGVRRYYNGKFAKDYYHRGVDYAGAQGSAVIAPAAGRVVLVGTVSQGFRVHGNVIGVDHGQGVVSIFMHLSKIFVKEGDIVQPGQKIGAVGTTGASTGPHLHWGLYVNGKSIDPTAWRNIGFE; from the coding sequence ATGATTAATCAATCTGATTTGAGTCACTCTGTGAAAAATTTACCTACTAGACTAGTACGACAATTTAAAAGCAAACTCAAAATCATCGGTTTTGTTGGGGGAATAGCAACTAGCTCAATTGTGGCTTTTGCTATACCTACAAAGGCTGCCATGCAGGTACAAATTACCCCAGCATCCCCCAGACTAGGGGATACTATTTCAGTGGTTGTAACTCCAGATAACCCCGTTAGTGAAGAAAATATTACTGTAACTAGCGGCACAGAAACTATTCCGGCTTATAAAATTGCTCCAAATAAATATCGAGCCTTTGTGGTGACAACGCCCTTAGAGAAAGCAGGTAAACGTACAATTAAAGTTACATCTGGGAACGAAACTAAAAACCTGTTAGTTCAAGTAGGCGATCGCACATTCCGTGTACAGCGGATAAATCTACCACCTGGTAAAGCTGGAGTTAGTGCCACAGAGTATGAACTCAAGCGGGCAGCAGAGTTGAAGGCAACTCGCACACCTCAAAAATTTTGGAATGGTCCATTTTTAAAACCCAATAATGGAGAAATTCGTACTGGTTATGGTGTTCGTCGCTACTATAATGGTAAATTTGCTAAGGACTACTACCATCGTGGTGTAGACTATGCAGGGGCACAAGGTTCTGCCGTTATTGCCCCCGCTGCTGGACGAGTTGTCCTAGTTGGCACTGTTTCTCAAGGTTTCCGAGTCCACGGAAATGTCATTGGCGTTGATCATGGACAAGGAGTAGTCAGTATATTCATGCATTTAAGTAAAATTTTTGTAAAAGAAGGTGATATAGTTCAACCCGGTCAAAAAATCGGTGCAGTTGGTACCACTGGTGCTTCCACTGGTCCACATCTTCACTGGGGTCTGTATGTCAATGGTAAAAGTATTGACCCAACAGCTTGGCGAAACATAGGATTTGAATAG
- a CDS encoding late competence development ComFB family protein, with protein MSIEKIVEQALQDGYLTPVMEAEVGRICDNASELSIEEYMALDRMMGALLTGEVVAVPRKQFINVMEELVLTETIARIAEIEATSERTLDVGDIAAYALNRLPPLYATTEEGASWQRQRAKIELQELIDQQVSEAISRNLDRPNDGKTPMLGKGTGNEVLRQVSTLLQTYAHSFEQKVQG; from the coding sequence ATGAGTATAGAAAAAATTGTCGAACAAGCTCTCCAGGATGGTTATCTAACACCAGTAATGGAAGCAGAAGTCGGGCGGATCTGTGATAATGCCTCAGAACTCTCTATTGAAGAGTACATGGCATTAGACCGCATGATGGGTGCCCTATTAACTGGCGAGGTAGTGGCAGTACCCCGCAAACAGTTTATTAATGTTATGGAAGAACTGGTATTGACGGAAACTATTGCCAGAATCGCCGAGATTGAAGCTACTAGCGAACGGACATTAGATGTGGGAGATATTGCGGCATATGCCCTCAACCGACTTCCACCCCTTTATGCCACAACTGAAGAAGGTGCTAGCTGGCAACGTCAACGTGCCAAAATTGAACTACAAGAGCTAATTGATCAGCAAGTTAGTGAAGCAATATCCCGTAACCTTGACCGACCAAATGATGGCAAAACTCCGATGTTAGGAAAAGGTACTGGTAATGAAGTTCTCAGACAAGTAAGTACGTTGCTTCAAACCTATGCTCACAGCTTTGAGCAGAAGGTTCAAGGTTAG
- a CDS encoding L,D-transpeptidase, whose amino-acid sequence MAIVRNNSIMRVVMLLCFSTALLSLSLKWYTSNSMNPAISNQTKNTDKNLTKPLAVSNKLPGLLQIPNKSVTQPIESNSGTTNLKQTSQSNVVRNQNYVVVDLSDRRVYVYHTDQVIASYPTGIGKKGWETPVGKFNVMHKELHPAWRHPITGKVFPPGPDSPLGDRWIGFMSVSADKGEIGFHGTPDESLVGDSVSHGCLRMRNADVRMLFEQVSTGTSVEVRS is encoded by the coding sequence ATGGCGATAGTAAGGAATAATTCAATCATGCGCGTGGTGATGTTGCTGTGTTTTAGTACAGCACTTTTGTCTCTTTCGTTGAAGTGGTATACGTCTAACTCCATGAATCCAGCAATATCGAACCAAACAAAAAATACTGACAAAAATCTCACAAAGCCGTTGGCAGTCTCTAATAAGTTGCCAGGTTTGTTGCAAATACCGAATAAATCCGTAACTCAACCAATTGAGAGTAACTCAGGAACAACGAATTTAAAACAAACATCACAAAGCAATGTTGTCCGGAACCAAAATTACGTCGTGGTTGATTTAAGCGATCGCCGTGTTTATGTGTACCATACAGATCAAGTAATTGCCAGTTACCCTACAGGTATTGGGAAGAAGGGTTGGGAAACTCCTGTAGGCAAATTTAATGTCATGCACAAAGAACTCCACCCAGCTTGGAGACATCCCATCACAGGTAAAGTTTTTCCGCCAGGTCCAGATAGTCCATTAGGGGACAGATGGATTGGATTTATGTCAGTTTCTGCCGATAAGGGGGAAATTGGTTTTCATGGGACACCAGATGAATCACTGGTGGGAGATTCAGTTTCTCACGGTTGCTTGCGAATGCGAAATGCTGACGTTCGGATGCTATTTGAGCAAGTCAGTACGGGAACATCTGTTGAGGTTAGAAGCTAA
- the uvrB gene encoding excinuclease ABC subunit UvrB has protein sequence MSEFQLQAPFQPTGDQPNAIAQLTKSIIAGNQYQTLLGATGTGKTFTIASVIEKVGKPTLVLAHNKTLAAQLCNELRDFFPENAVEYFVSYYDYYQPEAYIPVTDTYIEKTASINEEIDMLRHSATRSLFERSDVIVVASISCIYGLGMPSEYLKAAIPFRVGMEIDQREVLKSLVSVQYSRNDIEMGRGKFRVRGDVLEIGPAYEDRIVRIEFFGDEIDAIRYVDPVTGEILQSLKALNLYPARHFVTPEERLEVACQDIAAELKEQKALLESQSKLLEAQRIDQRTRYDLEMLREVGYCNGVENYSRHLAGRQPGESPECLIDYFPEDWLLVIDESHVTVPQIRGMYNGDQARKKVLIDHGFRLPSAADNRPLKAEEFWTKNHQCVFVSATPGNWEIEISQDHIAEQIIRPTGVIDPEISVRPTDGQIDDLLGEIKDRVDLNERVLITTLTKRMAEDLTEYLQNNGIRVRYLHSEINSIERIEIIQDLRDGKFDVLVGVNLLREGLDLPEVSLVAILDADKEGFLRAERSLIQTIGRAARHVRGKAIMYANKMTDSMIKAIEETERRRNIQIAHNKLHNITPTSVIKKKSSNAILSFLEVSRRLSTTELEQVVENLDEIPLETIPNLVTQLEAQMKEAAKKLEFEEAGKFRDRIKLLRDKLLGR, from the coding sequence ATGTCAGAGTTTCAACTTCAAGCACCCTTTCAACCAACAGGCGATCAACCGAATGCGATCGCACAACTGACCAAAAGCATTATTGCTGGGAATCAGTACCAAACGTTGTTGGGGGCTACAGGTACAGGGAAAACCTTTACCATCGCCAGTGTAATTGAAAAAGTCGGCAAACCGACGTTAGTTTTGGCACACAACAAAACCTTAGCGGCACAACTTTGTAATGAGTTGCGGGATTTCTTTCCAGAAAACGCGGTGGAGTATTTCGTCAGTTATTACGACTACTATCAACCGGAAGCTTATATTCCCGTTACCGACACCTATATTGAGAAGACAGCATCCATCAACGAAGAGATTGATATGCTGCGTCACTCAGCCACGCGATCGCTATTTGAGCGCAGCGACGTAATTGTGGTAGCCTCCATTAGCTGCATCTACGGTTTGGGGATGCCTTCAGAATATCTCAAAGCGGCTATTCCTTTCCGTGTGGGGATGGAAATAGATCAGCGGGAAGTCCTCAAAAGCTTGGTTTCGGTACAATACAGCCGAAATGACATCGAGATGGGACGGGGTAAATTTCGGGTACGGGGTGATGTTTTAGAAATTGGACCTGCATACGAAGATAGAATTGTCAGGATTGAGTTTTTTGGGGATGAAATCGACGCAATTCGCTATGTTGATCCGGTGACAGGGGAAATTCTTCAAAGTTTGAAAGCTTTGAATCTATATCCAGCGCGTCACTTTGTGACTCCTGAAGAACGTTTGGAAGTTGCTTGCCAAGATATTGCAGCGGAATTGAAGGAACAAAAAGCACTTTTGGAATCCCAAAGTAAACTCCTAGAAGCGCAACGTATTGATCAACGTACCCGTTATGATTTGGAAATGTTGCGGGAAGTTGGTTATTGCAACGGTGTGGAAAATTATTCCCGTCACTTAGCAGGAAGACAACCGGGAGAATCCCCCGAATGTTTAATTGATTATTTTCCTGAAGATTGGTTATTGGTAATAGATGAATCCCATGTAACCGTTCCCCAAATTCGGGGAATGTATAACGGCGATCAAGCTAGAAAAAAAGTCTTAATTGATCACGGTTTTCGGCTTCCGAGTGCCGCTGATAATCGTCCTTTGAAAGCCGAAGAATTTTGGACTAAAAACCATCAATGTGTATTTGTTTCTGCCACACCAGGAAATTGGGAAATAGAGATTTCTCAAGATCATATTGCTGAACAAATTATCCGTCCCACAGGAGTAATTGATCCGGAAATTTCTGTGCGTCCTACTGATGGACAAATTGATGATTTGTTGGGAGAAATTAAGGACAGAGTAGATTTAAATGAAAGGGTTTTAATTACCACTCTCACAAAGCGGATGGCAGAGGATTTAACTGAATATTTGCAAAATAACGGGATTCGAGTTAGATATCTACATTCAGAAATTAATTCCATTGAAAGAATTGAAATTATTCAGGATTTACGTGATGGAAAATTTGATGTTTTAGTTGGTGTGAACCTACTTCGGGAGGGTTTAGACTTGCCGGAGGTGTCACTGGTGGCAATATTAGATGCAGATAAAGAAGGCTTTCTGCGCGCAGAGCGATCGCTTATTCAAACCATCGGCAGAGCAGCAAGGCATGTTCGTGGAAAGGCAATTATGTATGCTAATAAAATGACAGATAGCATGATTAAAGCCATCGAAGAAACCGAAAGACGGCGGAATATTCAAATTGCCCACAATAAGCTACACAATATTACTCCAACATCTGTAATTAAGAAGAAATCCAGTAATGCAATTTTGTCATTTTTAGAAGTTTCTCGGCGCTTAAGTACAACTGAGTTAGAACAGGTTGTGGAAAATTTGGATGAGATTCCCTTGGAGACTATTCCTAATTTGGTGACGCAGTTAGAAGCACAGATGAAGGAAGCAGCGAAGAAATTAGAATTTGAAGAAGCCGGGAAATTTAGGGATAGGATTAAATTGTTGAGGGATAAATTATTAGGTCGTTAG
- a CDS encoding BrnT family toxin: MEFEWNPDKAESNYRKHGVSFEEAATVFKDSLSITFPDPNHSIGENRYVIIGISRFGQLLIIAHTDRDETIRIISARKATKTERRFYEQES; this comes from the coding sequence ATGGAATTTGAGTGGAACCCAGACAAAGCTGAGTCAAACTATAGAAAGCATGGTGTCTCTTTTGAGGAAGCGGCTACAGTATTCAAAGACTCGCTGTCTATCACCTTTCCCGATCCAAACCATTCAATTGGGGAGAATCGCTACGTTATTATTGGTATATCTAGATTTGGGCAACTTCTAATTATTGCTCATACTGACCGAGACGAAACGATACGGATTATCAGTGCCAGAAAAGCCACCAAAACAGAAAGGAGATTCTATGAACAGGAAAGTTAA
- a CDS encoding antibiotic biosynthesis monooxygenase family protein, protein MILEVAILDVKSGLTKEFEVAFKTASVIIASMSGYISHELQVCIENPNRYILLVRWQKLEDHTIGFRQSPEYQQWRSLLHHFYEPFPTVEHYQVVFEK, encoded by the coding sequence GTGATACTAGAAGTTGCCATTCTTGATGTTAAATCTGGTTTGACTAAGGAGTTTGAAGTTGCCTTCAAAACTGCTTCAGTTATTATTGCTTCCATGTCAGGCTACATTTCTCACGAACTACAAGTTTGCATAGAAAATCCTAACCGATATATTTTACTTGTACGCTGGCAAAAGTTAGAAGATCACACAATTGGATTTCGACAATCACCAGAGTATCAGCAGTGGCGCTCCCTGCTACATCATTTCTATGAACCTTTCCCAACGGTGGAACACTACCAAGTTGTGTTTGAGAAATAA
- a CDS encoding DUF423 domain-containing protein: MFQIFLSVASVFAGSAVMAGAFASHALRSQISQRSLEVFEVGTRYQMYHALALLVVALLISQNPSPPLLLVISGWLFIAGILIFSGSLYALSLTDIKILGAITPIGGVAFIAGWIILAIASFQIKA, translated from the coding sequence ATGTTTCAAATTTTCTTGAGCGTAGCATCAGTTTTTGCTGGTTCAGCAGTCATGGCTGGAGCATTTGCTTCCCACGCTTTACGCTCTCAAATCAGTCAGCGATCGCTTGAAGTGTTCGAGGTAGGTACACGCTACCAAATGTACCATGCTTTGGCTCTGTTGGTGGTGGCTCTATTAATTAGCCAAAATCCCTCCCCTCCGTTGTTATTGGTGATTAGTGGCTGGTTATTTATCGCTGGTATTTTGATATTTTCCGGTAGCTTGTATGCTTTGAGCCTCACAGATATTAAAATCTTGGGAGCAATTACCCCCATTGGTGGAGTGGCATTTATTGCGGGTTGGATTATTTTAGCGATCGCGTCTTTCCAAATTAAGGCGTAA
- the bchM gene encoding magnesium protoporphyrin IX methyltransferase — MNATDDKSVVKDYFNSIGFDRWKRIYGDGEVNKVQLDIRNGHQQTVDSVIAWLKADDNLTGLSICDAGCGVGSLSIPLAEAGASVYASDISEKMVEEGKERALQLFGNQNNPIFAVQDLETLGGVFHTVICLDVLIHYPEDKAAQMISHLCSRAESRIILSFAPKTLALTLLKKIGSLFPGASKTTRAYLHSEAKVIQFLQENGFSVQRRAFTKTRFYFSRILEATKN, encoded by the coding sequence GTGAACGCAACTGATGATAAAAGTGTTGTCAAAGACTATTTTAACTCCATTGGTTTTGATCGTTGGAAGCGAATTTATGGCGATGGTGAAGTTAATAAGGTGCAATTAGACATCCGCAATGGACACCAGCAAACTGTAGATTCAGTTATCGCTTGGTTAAAAGCTGATGATAATTTAACTGGTTTATCTATCTGCGATGCTGGTTGTGGTGTGGGAAGTTTGAGTATTCCCCTCGCAGAAGCAGGTGCAAGCGTCTACGCTAGCGATATTTCCGAGAAGATGGTGGAGGAAGGTAAAGAAAGGGCTTTACAACTATTTGGCAACCAAAATAATCCCATCTTTGCAGTCCAGGATTTGGAAACTTTAGGTGGAGTATTCCATACAGTAATTTGTTTGGATGTGTTGATTCATTATCCAGAAGATAAAGCCGCCCAAATGATATCACATCTGTGTTCACGCGCCGAATCACGGATTATATTGAGTTTCGCCCCAAAAACCTTAGCTTTAACTTTACTGAAAAAGATTGGTAGTCTTTTTCCAGGTGCAAGTAAGACAACCCGTGCATACTTACACAGTGAGGCGAAAGTGATACAGTTTTTACAGGAAAATGGCTTCAGTGTTCAACGTCGAGCCTTTACAAAAACTCGCTTTTATTTCTCACGGATTTTGGAAGCTACAAAAAATTAG